A genomic window from Hippocampus zosterae strain Florida chromosome 13, ASM2543408v3, whole genome shotgun sequence includes:
- the LOC127613681 gene encoding adhesion G protein-coupled receptor L1-like isoform X2: MAVSLCFLGVCVLTLAQVAPSSQAMSRAAMPFGLLRRELACEGYPIELRCPGSDVVMVETANYGRTDDKICDAEPFQMENTQCYLPDALKIMAQRCNNRTQCVVVAGVDVFPDPCPGTYKYLEIQYECVPYKVDQKVFVCPGSLLSIQPASSQLEAEHQSGAWCKDPLQAGDRLYVMPWTPYRTEVLYEYASWDDYRQNRVTTTYKLPSRVDGTGFVVYDGAVFYNKERTRNLVKYDLRTRIKSGEAVVVNANYHDTSPYRWGGKSDIDLAVDENGLWVIYSTEANNGRIVVSQVNPYTLRFEGTWATGFDKRGASNAFMACGVLYAVRSVFQDDEGQADGRVGNDMVVYAYDTSRGQELPIQIPFPNAYQYISSIDYNPRDNQLYVWNNYYVLRYPLQFTPPPPTKGLLIPNLDWRNSEASPEPEVKFSFPTGPLSSLMTTVRSYTATVALTPVRPSASHPVGVINRGPFDQRPITAMVPLTPRPPLRVPLAPGGPGQVGGCEGRVARGVQWPPTLKGETVERPCPKGSLGIASYECTTSPVSWSSRGPDLSNCTSPWVSQIAQKIKSGENAANIAGELVNLTRGRIYAGDVSMSVKLIEQLLDILDSQLQALRPANKESAARNYNKLQKRERTCRAYVQAVVQTVDNLLGPEALVSWADMSNSDQSRSASLLLDAVEKGAFLLANNLYEGRFSDRAPNVDLEVYVLNTEADIQDLTFPHSYDSDSILQISAVALQQYSNNGQVKLVLSLYKNLGSFLTTQNSTLRLGLGQGSEVRLRSLVVNSHVISASVHRGSNRVFLSEPVVFTLRHLQLDNHFGPNCSFWNASGVSGTGKWSTQGCRLLHTNNTHTTCACNHLSSYAVLMMYQQPASGVGVEELLVYIVSWVGISVALVCLATCLTTLCCQAAPWHTDHSTIHCNLWANLLITELLFLIESIKTQYTVVCSIIAGLLHFSLLSVFCWLCLEAVELYILQREVFEGRNSRRKYLYLSGYSIPGLVVAVSAAIDFRGYGSKTFCWLRTDNYFVWSFLGPVAVIITLNLVILVMTLHKMHSTAALKPDSSRHDNLRAWAVGSLTLLFLQCVNWSSGLMFLSAPSLLLAYLFASLNTAQGFLITILHCTLTRKGQKDYGRCLRLSQCCATSSSSSPDSIKGAALRSNSRYSSSQGRRATANRQSRIRRMWNDTVRRQTESSFIAADVNSTPTLNRAALGNHFLTNPVPQTRAGASPYDTMLAQGYNQPFTSTEVGVSQSQESCGLDSVCLNGGYTPNTFTLHGLGAMPGSRAGVVGSTDLLKDGGVGMGGDGISPALLTPQGAADLGTGAAMRRNLSDAAALEKMIISELVQSNLRPSGDMPVPPERYGSLARPHHLDRAALAPTATLTRHAQQPQEGWAATMQPTSRHNAQEGWPHLRQHLQGAETHSSSHEQDHATTPHSQDGWSHARTPADAESRELLKDAERLQLQGTLGRRGLQERQQARPPDVQARPYSTLSRTPGTLSRHRTTAESGGGTDKERERDRDRYRDRPLPPPPPPPPQESEPLYKALEEPLLMKQREAGVDTWRGVQDREKDETFLLKRDGLMDEWRGRNRAREESFCSQKRNGDMAEWRGGIERGREEPHLLEKRDERMDAWRGAAETDREETFITQRNDFGIGGWRAGMEREKDRDGWRVGFERENEKQKDRALDVWRGGVDVDREESFLFESNDSGLDGRKRGKDRGPFRYHGDREDSDGFTLPLTPDLDLDPDTSPIYAQDSNPSPLYPGDRPSPPLGLFPRSSPPTNIFAPRDANSPPNNLYSRHSPQVYSRSSSPPRFYSRTSPPTLSYPDSSPEGPEELSPSSPPQQPALELPYSLGRPPLGPRPNHLQTFYQPPPPTTNGEAMYTSEPSSEGDDGQMQRVTSL, translated from the exons ATGGCGGTGTCATTGTGCTTCTTGGGCGTGTGCGTGCTAACTTTGGCTCAGGTCGCCCCCTCCAGCCAAG CCATGTCCCGGGCCGCCATGCCATTCGGGCTGTTGCGCAGGGAACTGGCGTGTGAGGGTTACCCCATTGAACTGCGCTGCCCGGGAAGCGACGTGGTGATGGTGGAGACCGCCAACTACGGACGTACTGACGACAAGATTTGTGACGCGGAGCCCTTCCAGATGGAGAACACGCAATGTTACCTTCCAGATGCACTGAAGATTATGGCTCAgag GTGTAACAACAGGACGCAATGTGTGGTGGTGGCAGGGGTGGACGTTTTCCCAGACCCTTGTCCTGGAACATACAAATACCTGGAGATCCAATACGAGTGTGTCCCTTACA AAGTGGACCAAAAAG TTTTCGTCTGTCCCGGATCACTGCTCAGCATCCAGCCAGCTTCCTCTCAGCTGGAGGCAGAACATCAGTCAGGGGCGTGGTGTAAGGATCCTCTGCAGGCTGGCGACAGACTATACGTCATGCCATGGACGCCGTATAGGACCGAGGTGCTTTATGAATATGCTTCCTGGGACGACTATCGGCAGAACCGTGTCACCACTACCTATAA ACTTCCAAGTCGTGTAGACGGTACAGGTTTTGTGGTGTATGATGGCGCCGTGTTCTATAACAAGGAACGTACACGGAACCTGGTCAAGTATGACCTGCGAACCCGCATTAAGAGCGGCGAGGCGGTGGTGGTCAATGCCAACTACCACGACACGTCGCCTTACCGCTGGGGAGGGAAGTCAGACATCGATCTGGCAGTGGATGAGAATGGCCTTTGGGTGATCTACTCCACTGAAGCAAACAACGGACGCATTGTGGTCAGCCAG GTGAACCCGTACACCCTGCGCTTCGAGGGCACGTGGGCCACAGGTTTTGACAAACGTGGGGCGAGCAACGCCTTCATGGCCTGTGGTGTGCTCTATGCGGTGCGCTCAGTCTTCCAGGATGATGAGGGGCAGGCGGATGGCCGTGTGGGCAATGATATGGTGGTTTATGCCTATGACACCAGCCGGGGGCAGGAGCTGCCCATTCAGATCCCCTTCCCCAACGCTTACCAGTACATCTCTTCCATAGACTACAACCCTAGAGACAACCAGCTGTATGTGTGGAATAACTATTATGTTCTCAGATACCCGCTTCAGTTcacgccaccaccaccaactaAAGGTCTGTTGATCCCGAACCTCGATTGGCGTAACTCTGAGGCGTCTCCAGAACCCGAAGTCAAGTTTTCGTTCCCTACAGGTCCACTTTCCTCTTTGATGACAACCGTTCGCTCTTACACGGCTACCGTTGCACTGACTCCTGTGCGGCCATCAGCCTCGCACCCGGTAGGCGTCATCAACCGAGGACCCTTTGACCAGAGGCCAATAACAGCCATGGTCCCCTTAACGCCCCGCCCCCCTTTGCGTGTTCCCTTGGCCCCGGGGGGCCCTGGTCAAGTGGGTGGATGTGAAGGAAGAGTGGCCAGAGGGGTACAGTGGCCCCCAACTCTGAAAGGGGAGACCGTGGAGAGGCCCTGCCCCAAAGGCTCACTGG GGATTGCGTCCTATGAGTGCACGACGTCGCCAGTTAGCTGGAGCTCCAGAGGTCCTGACCTATCTAACTGTACCTCTCCGTGGGTCAGCCAGATTGCACAAAAG ATTAAAAGTGGAGAGAACGCAGCAAATATAGCTGGGGAGCTGGTCAACCTAACCCGGGGACGGATCTATGCAGGTGATGTCAGCATGTCTGTCAAATTAATTGAACAGTTACTGGACATCTTGGACTCCCAGCTTCAAGCCTTGAGACCAGCCAATAAAGAGTCTGCAGCACGCAACTACAATAAG CTGCAGAAAAGGGAGCGCACGTGCAGGGCTTATGTGCAG GCTGTGGTTCAAACGGTAGATAACTTGTTGGGTCCCGAGGCGTTGGTGTCCTGGGCTGACATGAGCAATTCTGACCAGTCCCGCTCTGCATCACTCCTGTTGGATGCGGTGGAGAAAGGAGCGTTCCTGTTGGCTAACAACCTCTATGAAGGTCGATTCAGTGACAGAGCACCAAATGTCG ATCTGGAGGTGTACGTGCTCAACACAGAGGCGGACATACAGGACCTAACTTTCCCGCACTCCTATGACAGCGACAGTATCCTGCAGATCTCAGCTGTGGCCCTGCAACAGTACAGCAATAATG GCCAAGTGAAGTTGGTCCTCTCTCTGTATAAGAACTTGGGCAGCTTCCTGACCACCCAGAACTCCACCTTGCGGCTTGGACTCGGACAGGGGTCAGAGGTCAGGCTCAGGAGCCTGGTGGTCAACTCCCACGTCATCTCTGCCTCTGTGCACAGAGGCTCCAATAGAGTGTTCCTCTCTGAGCCTGTGGTGTTCACTCTCAGGCACCTGCAG CTGGACAACCACTTTGGTCCCAACTGCTCTTTCTGGAACGCCTCGGGGGTCTCCGGGACTGGCAAGTGGTCCACACAAGGATGTCGCCTGTTACACACCAACAATACGCACACGACTTGCGCCTGCAACCACCTGTCCAGCTATGCTGTACTCATGATGTACCAGCAACCAGCT TCTGGTGTGGGAGTAGAGGAGCTTCTGGTCTACATTGTCTCCTGGGTGGGCATCTCGGTTGCTCTGGTGTGTTTGGCCACCTGTCTTACCACCCTGTGCTGCCAGGCGGCACCGTGGCACACTGACCACAGCACCATCCACTGCAACTTGTGGGCCAATCTGCTCATCACTGAGCTGCTCTTCCTCATTGAATCCATTAAGACGCAATATACC GTGGTGTGCTCCATCATTGCCGGCCTGCTGCACTTCTCGCTGCTCTCAGTCTTCTGCTGGCTATGTCTGGAAGCGGTGGAACTGTACATTTTGCAACGTGAGGTGTTTGAGGGTCGTAACTCCAGGCGGAAGTATTTGTACCTGAGTGGCTACTCCATACCCGGGTTGGTGGTGGCTGTGTCTGCAGCCATTGACTTCAGAGGCTACGGCTCAAAAACGTT CTGCTGGCTGCGAACTGACAATTACTTCGTTTGGAGTTTTCTTGGACCGGTGGCCGTTATAATCACG CTTAACCTTGTGATCTTAGTGATGACCTTACATAAGATGCACAGCACTGCGGCCCTGAAGCCCGACTCCAGTCGCCATGACAACCTGAG GGCGTGGGCAGTGGGCTCGTTGACGCTTCTCTTTCTGCAATGTGTCAACTGGTCCTCAGGCCTGATGTTTTTGTCCGCGCCCTCTCTCCTCCTGGCTTATCTCTTCGCCTCCCTTAATACAGCGCAAGGCTTCCTCATCACCATCCTGCACTGCACCCTCACCAGGAAG GGTCAGAAAGACTACGGCCGATGTCTCCGTCTTTCCCAGTGTTGCGCAACctcttcgtccagctctccggACTCGATCAAGGGCGCTGCATTGCGCTCCAACAGCCGCTACAGCAGCAGCCAGGGGCGGAGGGCCACGGCGAACCGACAG AGCCGTATTAGGAGGATGTGGAATGACACGGTGCGGAGACAGACCGAGTCATCTTTCATCGCCGCTGATGTTAACAGTACCCCAACTCTTAACAGAG CTGCATTGGGGAATCATTTCCTGACCAATCCAGTGCCGCAGACTCGCGCAGGAGCCTCTCCGTATGACACCATGTTGGCACAGGGATACAATCAACCCTTCACCTCCACAG AAGTTGGTGTGTCGCAGAGTCAAGAATCCTGTGGGTTGGACAGCGTGTGTCTCAACGGAGGCTACACCCCAAACACCTTCACCCTGCATGGACTGGGGGCCATGCCTGGATCCAGAGCTGGAGTGGTGGGCAGCACTGACCTTCTGAAAGACGGAGGAGTCGGCATGGGAGGCGATGGCATCTCCCCCGCCCTGCTAACCCCGCAGGGCGCCGCAGATCTGGGCACCGGTGCCGCAATGCGTCGGAACTTGTCCGATGCGGCTGCGCTGGAGAAGATGATCATCTCTGAGCTGGTACAGAGCAACCTGAGGCCTTCGGGTGACATGCCCGTCCCTCCCGAGCGCTACGGAAGCCTGGCAAGGCCTCATCATCTGGACAGGGCGGCCCTGGCTCCCACTGCCACGCTGACTCGGCACGCGCAGCAACCCCAAGAGGGCTGGGCGGCCACCATGCAGCCCACCTCTCGACACAACGCACAAGAGGGTTGGCCGCATTTGAGGCAGCACCTACAAGGTGCTGAGACACATTCCTCATCACATGAACAAGATCATGCCACAACACCACACTCACAAGATGGCTggtcacacgcacgcactccaGCAGATGCTGAGTCCCGCGAGTTGCTGAAAGATGCAGAGAGGCTCCAGCTGCAAGGCACTCTGGGTCGTCGAGGGCTCCAGGAACGGCAACAAGCGCGTCCCCCCGATGTTCAGGCTCGGCCATACTCCACCCTCAGCCGCACTCCTGGCACCCTGTCCCGCCACCGAACCACAGCCGAGTCAGGCGGAGGGACGGACAAAGAAAGGGAGCGAGACCGGGATCGTTATCGAGACAGACCCTTaccgccgcctcctcccccacccccgcaggAGTCGGAGCCCTTGTACAAAGCTCTGGAGGAGCCACTTCTGATGAAACAGCGGGAGGCCGGTGTCGACACTTGGCGAGGAGTGCAGGACAGGGAGAAGGATGAGACATTTCTCCTAAAAAGAGATGGACTTATGGATGAGTGGCGGGGACGTAACAGAGCAAGGGAAGAGTCTTTTTGCTCTCAAAAGAGAAATGGAGACATGGCTGAGTGGCGAGGTGGAATAGAAAGAGGAAGGGAGGAACCTCATCTCCTGGAGAAGAGAGATGAAAGGATGGATGCCTGGCGAGGAGCAGCAGAGACCGACAGGGAAGAAACCTTCATCACTCAGCGAAATGATTTTGGGATTGGTGGCTGGAGAGCTGGGATGGAGAGGGAGAAGGACAGAGATGGGTGGAGAGTAGGATTTGAACGAGAGAATGAAAAGCAGAAGGACAGAGCACTCGATGTGTGGCGTGGAGGGGTTGatgtcgacagagaggaatctTTTCTGTTTGAAAGTAACGACAGTGGTCTTGATggcagaaaaagaggaaaagatCGAGGTCCGTTCAGGTACCATGGTGACCGAGAGGATTCTGATGGCTTTACTCTGCCTTTGACCCCTGATCTTGACCTTGACCCCGACACCTCGCCTATCTACGCCCAAGATTCAAACCCCTCGCCACTGTACCCGGGAGACCGTCCATCGCCGCCTCTCGGTCTCTTCCCGCGAAGCTCACCCCCAACCAACATATTTGCTCCCCGAGACGCAAATTCTCCTCCCAACAATCTCTACTCGCGCCACTCACCTCAAGTGTACAGCCGCAGTAGTTCGCCTCCCCGCTTCTACAGCCGCACCTCCCCCCCGACACTCTCCTACCCTGACAGTAGCCCCGAAGGTCCCGAAGAGCTCAGCCCCAGCAGCCCGCCCCAGCAGCCTGCCCTGGAGCTGCCGTACAGCCTCGGGAGACCTCCTCTCGGCCCTCGTCCCAATCACCTGCAAACCTTTTATCAGCCACCGCCGCCGACGACTAATGGAGAGGCTATGTACACCTCTGAGCCGTCTTCGGAAGGAGACGATGGTCAGATGCAGCGGGTGACAAGCCTGTGA